In Halorubellus sp. JP-L1, one DNA window encodes the following:
- the mptA gene encoding GTP cyclohydrolase MptA: MSQELPDVQASSPDVTVGLNQVGVTGVEKLVKLARPEKRPIVLMAEFEVFVDLPSWRKGADMSRNMEVIDETLEAATRDEAYRVEDVCGDAAERLLDKHDYTTKAEVQMEAELVTREQTPASDRETQSTVDVIAGATATDEGTREEVGARVVGMTVCPCSQGMSAARARRVLDDLGVDDETADAFLDEVPQPGHSQRGHATLTVETDGAPEVDLMDLVEVARDSMSARIYNLAKRPDEDHMTYESHSNAKFVEDCVRSMAEGVASEFPDLADDAVVTMKQSNDESIHQHNAHAERIAEVGTLREELAED; the protein is encoded by the coding sequence ATGAGCCAGGAACTGCCGGACGTCCAGGCGTCGAGCCCGGACGTCACCGTCGGCCTCAACCAGGTCGGGGTCACGGGCGTCGAGAAGCTCGTGAAGCTCGCCCGACCGGAGAAGCGCCCCATCGTGCTGATGGCGGAGTTCGAGGTGTTCGTGGATCTGCCGTCGTGGCGGAAGGGCGCGGACATGAGTCGGAACATGGAGGTCATCGACGAGACGCTCGAAGCCGCGACCAGAGATGAGGCGTACCGCGTCGAGGACGTCTGTGGGGACGCCGCCGAACGCCTGCTCGACAAGCACGACTACACGACGAAGGCCGAAGTCCAGATGGAAGCCGAGCTCGTGACGCGCGAGCAGACGCCCGCGAGCGACCGCGAGACCCAGAGCACCGTCGACGTCATCGCTGGCGCGACCGCGACCGACGAGGGGACGCGCGAGGAGGTCGGTGCGCGCGTCGTCGGCATGACGGTGTGTCCGTGCTCGCAGGGCATGAGCGCGGCGCGCGCCCGTCGCGTCCTCGATGACCTCGGCGTCGACGACGAGACCGCGGACGCGTTCCTCGACGAAGTCCCGCAACCGGGTCACAGTCAGCGCGGGCACGCGACGCTCACCGTCGAGACCGACGGCGCGCCCGAGGTCGACCTCATGGACCTCGTCGAGGTCGCGCGCGACTCGATGAGCGCGCGCATCTACAACCTCGCGAAGCGCCCGGACGAGGACCACATGACCTACGAGAGTCACTCGAACGCGAAGTTCGTCGAGGACTGCGTGCGGTCGATGGCCGAGGGCGTCGCCAGCGAGTTCCCGGACCTCGCCGACGACGCCGTCGTCACGATGAAGCAGAGCAACGACGAGAGCATCCACCAGCACAATGCGCACGCCGAACGCATCGCCGAGGTCGGCACGCTCCGCGAGGAACTCGCCGAGGACTGA
- a CDS encoding class I SAM-dependent methyltransferase — translation MVPESAPHEESTTDSSVDDRSGAETARVLAGHPSQSIDDVRDTYREQAATIDRTSWLNRALTGRYRRRLFGDARGRVLDVACGIGTNARYLPEDCEYVGVDVSPEMLANAEERLAQSSRETTVHEMNAQDLTFDDDSFETVVSSLSTCTFPDPVAALSEMARVCTPNGRIRLLEHGRSSVGAVARFQDWRADAHFEKHSCRWNQKPLEVVSRAPLEVVDSSTRFLGMITAIRARPA, via the coding sequence ATGGTGCCCGAGAGCGCCCCGCACGAGGAATCGACCACGGATTCGTCGGTTGACGACCGTTCGGGGGCGGAGACGGCCCGCGTGCTCGCCGGCCATCCGTCCCAGTCGATCGACGACGTCCGCGACACCTATCGCGAACAGGCCGCGACGATCGACCGAACGAGCTGGCTGAATCGAGCGCTCACGGGGCGGTATCGACGGCGGCTCTTCGGGGACGCTCGCGGCCGCGTCCTGGACGTCGCATGTGGTATCGGGACGAACGCCCGGTACCTCCCCGAGGACTGCGAGTACGTCGGCGTCGACGTCAGCCCCGAGATGCTGGCGAACGCGGAGGAGCGGCTCGCGCAGTCGTCGCGCGAGACGACGGTCCACGAGATGAACGCCCAGGACCTGACGTTCGACGACGACAGTTTCGAGACGGTCGTCTCGTCGCTGTCGACCTGTACCTTCCCCGACCCCGTCGCGGCGCTCTCGGAGATGGCGCGAGTCTGTACGCCGAATGGACGAATCCGCCTCCTGGAGCACGGCCGGAGTAGCGTCGGTGCGGTGGCCAGATTCCAGGATTGGCGCGCCGACGCGCACTTCGAGAAGCACAGCTGCCGGTGGAATCAGAAGCCGCTCGAGGTCGTCTCGCGAGCCCCGCTCGAGGTCGTCGATTCGTCCACTCGCTTTCTCGGGATGATCACCGCCATTCGCGCTCGACCGGCGTGA
- a CDS encoding FxsA family protein, giving the protein MVGYLRYVAALLVIPLLDSIVLVWLVTSGTLGGLQAVALVVLTALIGMVLVRAEGRRTLRKIQKSLAAGNPPTNELLDAGLLIAAGAFLLTPGLVTDAVGIALTLPLSRIPIRMALKKYVVVPYIDEHAAGMASGKAWTFGFPNPEDASSGGGGGFGATFGGSFGTGGDADGGPFGAGSDGDGGPFGGGASERAESDDTIDLDEDAFEVDVEDVHEDDEDRD; this is encoded by the coding sequence ATGGTCGGGTACCTCCGGTACGTCGCGGCGCTACTAGTCATCCCGCTCCTGGACTCAATCGTCCTGGTGTGGCTGGTGACGTCTGGGACCCTCGGCGGGCTGCAGGCGGTCGCGCTCGTCGTCCTCACCGCGTTGATCGGGATGGTGCTCGTTCGCGCGGAGGGCCGGCGGACGCTCCGGAAGATCCAGAAGTCGCTCGCGGCCGGGAATCCGCCGACGAACGAGCTGCTGGACGCGGGCCTGCTCATCGCCGCGGGCGCGTTCCTGCTGACGCCCGGACTGGTGACGGACGCGGTCGGGATCGCGTTGACGCTCCCGCTCTCGCGCATCCCGATCCGGATGGCCCTGAAGAAGTACGTCGTCGTCCCGTACATCGACGAGCACGCGGCCGGGATGGCGTCCGGGAAGGCGTGGACGTTCGGATTCCCGAACCCCGAGGACGCGTCCTCGGGCGGCGGTGGCGGGTTCGGCGCGACGTTCGGCGGGAGCTTTGGCACCGGCGGCGACGCTGACGGCGGTCCGTTCGGCGCAGGGAGCGACGGTGACGGCGGTCCGTTCGGCGGTGGCGCCAGCGAGCGCGCTGAGAGCGACGACACCATCGACCTGGACGAGGACGCGTTCGAGGTCGACGTCGAGGACGTCCACGAGGACGACGAAGACCGAGACTGA
- a CDS encoding helix-turn-helix domain-containing protein translates to MREAEVSVSETAFEAMGVDELVSLTREAGHRTVEELACHGNGAVVQVEVESRLDEDRLTALDCVDKWNHVAARDDSHVYVISFTAPDLPETLADTADDLVGTCDPEVDDSGATMSLVGPHAAIAGQLSEYERAGVSPQLRRIGRYEGPDHPLDELTARQREVIETAWELGYYEVPRAVSADEVAAALALDSSTVTEHLQRAERNLMGQFL, encoded by the coding sequence ATGCGCGAAGCCGAGGTGAGCGTCAGCGAGACGGCGTTCGAAGCGATGGGAGTCGACGAACTCGTCTCGCTGACTCGGGAGGCGGGCCACCGGACGGTCGAGGAGCTGGCCTGTCACGGGAACGGCGCGGTCGTACAGGTCGAGGTCGAGAGCCGGCTCGACGAGGACCGGTTGACGGCGCTCGACTGCGTCGACAAGTGGAATCACGTCGCCGCTCGAGACGACTCGCACGTGTACGTCATCTCGTTCACGGCGCCGGACCTCCCGGAGACGCTCGCGGACACCGCGGACGACCTCGTCGGGACGTGCGACCCGGAGGTCGACGACTCCGGCGCGACGATGTCGCTGGTCGGCCCGCACGCCGCGATCGCCGGACAGCTGAGCGAGTACGAGCGCGCTGGAGTGTCACCCCAGCTTCGACGCATCGGCCGCTACGAGGGACCAGACCACCCACTGGACGAGTTGACGGCGCGCCAGCGGGAGGTGATCGAGACGGCCTGGGAGCTCGGGTACTACGAGGTACCCAGGGCGGTCTCGGCGGACGAGGTCGCCGCGGCGCTTGCGCTCGATTCGTCGACCGTCACCGAACACCTCCAGCGCGCCGAACGGAACCTCATGGGCCAGTTCCTGTGA
- a CDS encoding TrmB family transcriptional regulator gives MASLRDLGLSEYEARAYRALLNTGPTTAKELSRASDVPMGRIYDVLNSIEQYNLVRSQTASRPKKYVAVEPATALDRLLEDKKRELEEKAEQYQNIVDELSDELDAAEPVEEQFWTAAVGQEETTDLLLERLTAADDRIVMVASDPSPQFNVADIGESIVEEMENALDRGVHVDVLMTREMVASLSEDVGRRYRNRLTDDPNFSVRTSEDVTGTFNLIDDIEVVIQVPNPLGGTEAFAMIDLKDPEFAADVFEKFRPTWDGAEPLSF, from the coding sequence ATGGCCAGCCTGCGAGACCTCGGGTTGTCGGAATACGAGGCGCGAGCGTACCGCGCACTCCTCAACACCGGCCCGACAACCGCCAAAGAGTTGTCCCGGGCGAGCGACGTCCCGATGGGTCGCATCTACGACGTCCTCAACAGCATCGAGCAGTACAACCTCGTTCGGAGCCAGACCGCCTCGCGACCGAAGAAGTACGTCGCCGTCGAACCCGCGACAGCGCTCGACCGCCTGCTCGAGGACAAGAAGCGCGAACTCGAGGAGAAGGCCGAGCAGTACCAGAACATCGTCGACGAACTGAGCGACGAACTCGACGCCGCCGAACCCGTCGAGGAACAGTTCTGGACGGCCGCCGTCGGCCAGGAGGAGACCACCGACCTCCTCCTCGAGCGGCTGACGGCCGCCGACGACCGCATCGTGATGGTCGCCTCCGACCCGAGCCCGCAGTTCAACGTCGCCGACATCGGCGAGTCCATCGTCGAGGAGATGGAGAACGCACTCGACCGCGGCGTCCACGTCGACGTCCTCATGACTCGCGAGATGGTCGCCTCCCTCAGCGAGGACGTCGGCCGCCGCTACCGGAACCGACTCACCGACGACCCGAACTTCTCCGTGCGCACGAGCGAGGACGTCACGGGCACGTTCAACCTCATCGACGACATCGAGGTCGTCATCCAGGTCCCGAACCCCCTCGGCGGCACCGAAGCGTTCGCGATGATCGACCTGAAGGACCCCGAGTTCGCCGCGGACGTCTTCGAGAAGTTCCGGCCCACGTGGGACGGCGCCGAACCGCTCTCGTTCTGA
- the merB gene encoding organomercurial lyase, giving the protein MCNSRDDTTTKIDRDECCDANATERGNGGVPDDWLDGPDVLDAELPADLRASLGRFVGRASVDTLGEWAMHVRRITPGRSIAVEQLCHADAETEHWGTAGGERYHFQCFYDAVVLAAIEDHPVDVHTESPGGGVVEARAVGSESLSVSPESAVFSFGIANDARERSGGEPTLEDGYAAICPYVKAFPDYDAYERWADHVPAATVALPLSGATDVANALVG; this is encoded by the coding sequence ATGTGTAACTCACGGGACGACACGACGACGAAGATCGACCGAGACGAGTGCTGTGACGCGAACGCAACGGAGAGGGGGAACGGCGGCGTCCCCGACGACTGGCTCGACGGACCCGACGTCCTGGACGCGGAGCTCCCCGCGGACCTTCGCGCGTCGCTCGGTCGATTCGTCGGCCGAGCGTCCGTCGACACGCTCGGCGAGTGGGCGATGCACGTCCGTCGGATCACTCCCGGCCGTTCGATCGCCGTCGAACAGCTCTGTCACGCGGACGCGGAAACCGAACACTGGGGGACGGCCGGCGGCGAACGGTATCACTTCCAGTGCTTCTACGACGCGGTCGTCCTGGCCGCGATCGAGGACCACCCGGTCGACGTCCACACGGAGAGTCCCGGCGGGGGCGTCGTCGAAGCGCGCGCTGTCGGCAGCGAGTCGCTGTCGGTCTCGCCCGAATCCGCCGTCTTCTCGTTCGGCATTGCAAACGACGCACGCGAACGGTCGGGTGGCGAGCCGACGCTGGAAGACGGCTACGCCGCGATCTGCCCGTACGTGAAAGCGTTCCCGGACTACGACGCGTACGAACGGTGGGCCGACCACGTTCCTGCAGCAACGGTCGCCCTGCCGCTGAGCGGAGCGACGGACGTCGCGAACGCGCTCGTCGGGTGA
- a CDS encoding KaiC domain-containing protein has translation MSDDDDEDWFERALGEDPSEDDIEDAPDDWDDWDDWAGDRPESDGDAADGTGATGSADADVEPPRGDDESASGGATRDGESDADESDGDGLFEDDFAAAMGDAPDAAGPGGPSGGGGGTGAGEDLGGGMDVDDEFGMGGDGGDEFGMGGGGGGGEFGMGGDGGDEFGMGGGGGGGEFGMGGGGGGFEADEEYETDLARIDLGIEGLDEMIQGGVPERSLMVTIGSAGTGKTTFALQFLHEALQQGERAIYITLEESRERVINSATEKGLEFDSYADDGQLAVVDLDPIEMANSLRSIRSELPRLIEAFDATRLALDSVSLLEMMYEDRAKRRNEIYDFTRSLKEAGVTTMLTSEASDRYAYTSRHGIVEYLTDAVFVLQYVRPDDFRETRLAIEIQKIRDANHSRETKPYEITNEGLSVYRQANIF, from the coding sequence ATGAGCGACGACGACGACGAGGACTGGTTCGAGCGCGCACTCGGCGAGGACCCGTCCGAGGACGACATCGAGGACGCCCCCGACGACTGGGACGACTGGGACGACTGGGCGGGCGACCGTCCCGAGAGCGACGGCGACGCCGCGGACGGCACGGGGGCGACCGGGTCCGCGGACGCGGACGTCGAACCGCCGCGAGGGGACGACGAGTCCGCGAGCGGCGGCGCGACCCGCGACGGCGAGTCGGACGCCGACGAGAGCGATGGCGACGGTCTGTTCGAGGACGACTTCGCGGCGGCGATGGGCGACGCGCCCGACGCCGCCGGCCCCGGTGGCCCCAGCGGCGGTGGTGGCGGAACCGGTGCGGGCGAGGACCTCGGCGGTGGCATGGACGTCGACGACGAGTTCGGGATGGGTGGCGACGGCGGTGACGAGTTCGGGATGGGTGGCGGCGGTGGTGGCGGCGAGTTCGGGATGGGTGGCGATGGCGGTGACGAGTTCGGGATGGGTGGCGGCGGTGGTGGCGGCGAGTTCGGGATGGGCGGCGGCGGTGGCGGGTTCGAGGCGGACGAGGAGTACGAGACGGACCTGGCGCGCATCGACCTCGGCATCGAGGGACTGGACGAGATGATCCAGGGCGGCGTCCCCGAGCGCTCGCTGATGGTGACGATCGGGTCCGCCGGGACCGGGAAGACGACGTTCGCGCTCCAGTTCCTCCACGAAGCCCTCCAGCAGGGCGAGCGCGCGATCTACATCACGCTCGAGGAGTCCCGCGAGCGCGTCATCAACTCGGCGACCGAGAAGGGCCTCGAGTTCGACTCCTACGCCGACGACGGTCAGCTCGCGGTCGTCGACCTCGACCCGATCGAGATGGCGAACTCGCTACGCTCGATCCGCTCGGAGCTCCCGCGGCTCATCGAGGCGTTCGACGCGACGCGACTCGCGCTCGACTCGGTGTCGCTCCTCGAGATGATGTACGAGGACCGCGCGAAGCGCCGGAACGAGATCTACGACTTCACGCGGTCACTGAAGGAAGCAGGGGTGACGACGATGCTGACGAGCGAGGCGTCCGACCGGTACGCGTACACGAGCCGGCACGGCATCGTCGAGTACCTCACGGACGCCGTGTTCGTCCTCCAGTACGTCCGCCCGGACGACTTCCGGGAGACCCGACTCGCGATCGAGATCCAGAAGATCCGGGACGCGAACCACTCCCGCGAGACGAAGCCCTACGAGATCACGAACGAGGGCCTCTCGGTCTACCGGCAGGCGAACATCTTCTAG
- a CDS encoding NAD(+)/NADH kinase, translating into MHVGVVAQKGNVRAAHLAGDLREELAARDVDVDVDKATARALRGDEATAQALQGDEATARALGEDEATATELDVDGVAVGSMGACDLVVSIGGDGTFLYAARGAGSVPILGVNLGEVGFLNAVSPADAHDAVLAEVDRYRKTGAVRSRALPRLAATGDDWSLAPAMNEIVVQGPQRGHGAGAGFEVRVDGELYSGGHADGVLVATATGSTAYNLSEDGPLVAPSAGTLVVTEMCAADAMPSLVLARDQTITVRVDDADAAHVISDGRETHELEPPATVEVGVADDPVRVAGPPVNFFEALGKLD; encoded by the coding sequence ATGCACGTAGGTGTCGTCGCCCAGAAGGGGAACGTGCGCGCCGCCCACCTCGCCGGCGACCTCCGCGAGGAACTCGCCGCGCGGGACGTCGACGTCGACGTCGACAAAGCGACTGCTCGGGCACTCCGGGGAGACGAGGCGACTGCTCAGGCACTCCAGGGAGACGAGGCGACTGCTCGAGCACTCGGGGAGGACGAGGCGACCGCCACGGAACTCGACGTCGACGGCGTCGCCGTCGGGTCGATGGGCGCGTGCGACCTCGTCGTCAGCATCGGCGGCGACGGCACCTTCCTGTACGCCGCCCGCGGCGCCGGGTCGGTCCCGATCCTCGGCGTGAACCTCGGCGAAGTCGGGTTCCTGAACGCCGTCTCGCCGGCGGACGCCCACGACGCCGTCCTCGCTGAGGTCGACCGATACCGGAAGACGGGCGCCGTCCGGTCGCGCGCGCTCCCGCGACTCGCCGCGACCGGCGACGACTGGTCGCTCGCCCCCGCGATGAACGAGATCGTCGTCCAGGGCCCCCAGCGCGGGCACGGCGCCGGTGCCGGGTTCGAGGTCCGCGTGGACGGCGAACTCTACTCGGGCGGGCACGCCGACGGCGTGCTCGTCGCGACCGCCACCGGGTCGACCGCGTACAACCTCAGCGAGGACGGCCCGCTCGTCGCGCCGTCCGCGGGCACCCTCGTCGTCACGGAGATGTGCGCGGCGGACGCGATGCCCTCGCTCGTCCTCGCCCGCGACCAGACGATAACCGTGCGCGTCGACGACGCCGACGCCGCGCACGTCATCAGCGACGGCCGGGAGACCCACGAACTCGAGCCGCCAGCGACCGTCGAGGTCGGCGTCGCTGACGACCCAGTCCGGGTCGCCGGCCCGCCAGTGAACTTCTTCGAGGCACTCGGCAAACTCGACTAG
- a CDS encoding CPBP family intramembrane glutamic endopeptidase, giving the protein MEQTHDSSGRLARFVDSHPVVAFFAVAFAYSWAVFGVLFAAVGSETLGDSRLWQIPFAWGPLAGALVVGHVRHGDARTWLESVADPRTGLRWYALAAVVAFLYADAGHVAAALAGVAVTPLPLEDVAFDFAVTLAVAGSIEEFGWRGFAQPHLQERYDALRGAIVVGVAVGIWHYPWLLLAGEGYEEAGIGALLALPFLMVLMAVIFAWLFNGSGGAIPVVMLGHAVFNATPAFEFVADGPGWAAALGLLVWLGLLVGLPLVFGREYLAPRSPGTLFSGKES; this is encoded by the coding sequence ATGGAGCAGACCCACGATTCCAGTGGCCGACTCGCTCGATTCGTCGATAGCCATCCGGTCGTCGCGTTCTTCGCGGTGGCGTTCGCGTACTCGTGGGCGGTGTTCGGCGTCCTGTTCGCCGCCGTCGGGAGCGAAACGCTCGGAGACTCCCGGCTCTGGCAGATTCCGTTCGCATGGGGGCCGCTCGCCGGGGCGCTCGTCGTCGGCCACGTCCGTCACGGCGACGCGCGCACGTGGCTCGAGTCGGTCGCGGACCCGAGAACTGGGCTCCGGTGGTACGCGCTCGCCGCCGTCGTGGCGTTCCTCTACGCGGACGCGGGACACGTCGCCGCCGCGCTCGCGGGCGTCGCGGTCACGCCCCTGCCGCTCGAAGACGTCGCGTTCGACTTCGCGGTCACGCTCGCCGTCGCCGGGTCGATCGAGGAGTTCGGGTGGCGCGGGTTCGCCCAGCCGCACCTGCAGGAGCGCTACGACGCGCTCCGGGGAGCGATCGTCGTCGGCGTCGCCGTCGGGATCTGGCACTATCCGTGGCTGTTGCTCGCCGGCGAGGGCTACGAGGAGGCGGGCATCGGCGCGCTACTCGCGCTCCCGTTCCTGATGGTGTTGATGGCGGTCATCTTCGCGTGGCTATTCAACGGGAGCGGTGGGGCGATTCCGGTGGTCATGCTCGGTCACGCCGTGTTCAACGCGACGCCAGCGTTCGAGTTCGTCGCGGACGGCCCTGGGTGGGCGGCGGCGCTCGGTCTCCTCGTCTGGCTCGGGCTACTCGTCGGACTCCCGCTCGTCTTCGGCCGGGAGTATCTCGCCCCGCGATCCCCCGGAACACTGTTCTCGGGCAAGGAATCCTGA
- a CDS encoding bacterio-opsin activator domain-containing protein: MSVFAEFHIPTDAFALEFTFEAAPETVIEIERVAATSDLLTPYFWVSEGSFDDFEAAADADSSIENLERIDEFEDSILYRANWTENIESIVYAYTQIGAVILEATGSAEVWELQFRFDDHGRLEQFQEYCVEHGLQFELHRLHDVTNPKTSRQYELTDKQRDALVTAWEAGYYETDADVTLEDVADELGISQQALSNRLRRGYDSLIETTLTVTPPEEDD; the protein is encoded by the coding sequence ATGAGCGTCTTCGCGGAGTTCCACATCCCGACCGACGCGTTCGCGCTCGAATTCACGTTCGAGGCGGCCCCGGAGACCGTCATCGAGATCGAGCGCGTCGCAGCGACCAGCGACCTCCTCACGCCGTACTTCTGGGTCTCGGAGGGGAGCTTCGACGACTTCGAGGCCGCGGCCGACGCCGACAGCTCCATCGAGAACCTCGAACGCATCGACGAGTTCGAGGACTCCATCCTCTACCGCGCCAACTGGACGGAGAACATCGAGTCCATCGTGTACGCGTACACGCAGATCGGCGCGGTCATCCTCGAAGCCACCGGCTCCGCCGAGGTCTGGGAGCTCCAGTTCCGGTTCGACGACCACGGGCGACTCGAGCAGTTCCAGGAGTACTGCGTCGAGCACGGCCTCCAGTTCGAACTCCACCGACTCCACGACGTCACCAACCCGAAGACCAGCCGGCAGTACGAACTCACCGACAAACAGCGGGACGCGCTCGTGACCGCGTGGGAGGCCGGGTACTACGAGACTGACGCCGACGTCACGCTCGAGGACGTCGCGGACGAACTCGGGATCTCTCAGCAAGCGCTCTCGAACCGCCTGCGGCGAGGCTACGACTCGCTCATCGAGACCACGCTCACCGTGACCCCGCCCGAAGAAGACGACTGA
- a CDS encoding DUF255 domain-containing protein has product MDKSAERTRVEWREWSQDAFDDAARAGKPVLLSLSATWCAHCHEMDRETYDEPRMAANVNDGFVPIRVDVDRRPRVRERYNMGGFPSTVFLAPDGTVLSGAGYLAPDGFRQVLSSVRKAWDAKGQDAGTVPRSLRDGTPPAGALTPEVEKQMLGQLVDAFDADDGGWGEGAKFPLPRTVEFALKRERDQAVRTLDAVDANLRDDHDGGFYRFAENANWSTVHHEKLLDSNAALVRAFANAYLYTGTESYRDAARSGVEYLASTLWTGEAFAGSQADDDEYYALDPSDRETAEAPAIDGTAFADRNALAADALLTFASYTDDEHARKYGRDALAFVRDDLVADDGAVTHYRVDGETGERGVLADQAHVLSALLRARQVLGADAVGGDVVDAARAVADWTIDALGDEDAFRDGPASGAGLLDEPLYPLDGNVALADALLDLAVVTGDDEYRARGRRALEAFGGAADRFGVRVATYAAAASRYLESPLVIRVGDDAGSDLHRAALRMADHEKVVVPAASDVPAGEATVARGDDVAGTATTPPALADLVAETV; this is encoded by the coding sequence ATGGATAAGTCCGCCGAGCGCACGCGCGTCGAGTGGCGCGAGTGGAGTCAGGACGCCTTCGACGACGCCGCGCGCGCCGGCAAGCCCGTGCTACTGTCGCTGTCCGCGACGTGGTGCGCGCACTGTCACGAGATGGACCGGGAGACGTACGACGAACCGCGGATGGCGGCGAACGTCAACGACGGCTTCGTGCCGATTCGCGTGGACGTCGACCGACGCCCGCGCGTTCGCGAACGCTACAACATGGGCGGGTTCCCGTCGACGGTGTTCCTCGCGCCCGACGGAACGGTGCTCTCGGGCGCGGGCTACCTCGCTCCGGACGGCTTCCGGCAAGTGCTCTCGAGCGTCCGGAAGGCGTGGGACGCGAAGGGCCAGGACGCCGGGACGGTCCCGCGGTCGCTCCGCGACGGCACGCCGCCGGCGGGCGCGTTGACGCCGGAGGTGGAGAAGCAGATGCTCGGCCAGCTCGTCGACGCGTTCGACGCCGACGACGGCGGGTGGGGCGAGGGCGCGAAGTTCCCGCTCCCGCGGACGGTCGAGTTCGCGCTGAAGCGCGAACGCGACCAGGCGGTCCGCACGCTCGACGCCGTGGACGCGAACCTCCGGGACGACCACGACGGCGGGTTCTACCGGTTCGCGGAGAACGCGAACTGGTCGACGGTCCACCACGAGAAGCTACTGGACTCGAACGCCGCGCTCGTCCGGGCGTTCGCGAACGCGTACCTCTACACGGGGACGGAGTCGTACCGGGACGCGGCGCGGTCGGGCGTGGAGTACCTCGCGTCGACGCTGTGGACGGGCGAGGCGTTCGCGGGCAGTCAGGCCGACGACGACGAGTACTACGCGCTCGACCCGAGCGACCGCGAGACGGCCGAGGCCCCCGCTATCGACGGGACGGCGTTCGCGGACCGGAACGCGCTCGCGGCGGACGCGCTCCTCACGTTTGCGTCGTACACGGACGACGAGCACGCGCGCAAGTACGGCCGTGACGCGCTCGCGTTCGTCCGCGACGACCTCGTCGCCGACGACGGCGCGGTGACGCACTACCGCGTCGACGGGGAGACCGGCGAACGCGGCGTGCTCGCGGATCAGGCGCACGTGCTCTCGGCGCTCCTGCGGGCGCGACAGGTCCTCGGCGCGGACGCCGTCGGTGGCGACGTCGTCGACGCGGCGCGCGCGGTCGCGGACTGGACGATCGACGCGCTCGGCGACGAGGACGCGTTCCGCGACGGCCCGGCGTCGGGCGCGGGCCTGCTCGACGAACCGCTGTATCCGCTCGACGGGAACGTCGCGCTCGCCGACGCGCTCCTGGACCTCGCGGTCGTCACCGGAGACGACGAGTACCGCGCTCGCGGCCGGCGGGCGCTCGAAGCGTTCGGCGGTGCGGCCGACCGGTTCGGCGTCCGCGTCGCGACGTACGCCGCGGCCGCGTCGCGCTACCTGGAGTCGCCGCTCGTGATCCGCGTCGGCGATGACGCAGGCAGCGATTTGCATCGCGCGGCGCTCCGGATGGCGGACCACGAGAAGGTCGTCGTCCCGGCCGCGAGCGACGTGCCGGCGGGCGAGGCGACGGTGGCGCGCGGCGACGACGTCGCCGGCACCGCGACGACGCCGCCGGCGCTCGCGGACCTGGTCGCGGAGACGGTCTGA